The genomic region CGCAAGGTGCTCCACAAGCCATCGGTCCCTATTCGCAGGCTGTGAAAAGTGCCGGACTGCTATTTGCTTCGGGACAGGTGGCGCTCGATCCTGCTAGTGGAAGCATTGTCACTGGCGGAATTGTGGAGCAAACGGAGCGCGTGATGAAGAACATCGCCGCTGTTCTGGAAGCTTCGGGCACAGGCTTCGATCAAGTGATCAAATCCACTGTTTTTCTTAAAGACATGGGTGACTTTTCGAAGATGAACGAGATTTATGGACGCTACGTTTCAGGCGAGGGCAAGATTGCGCCCGCACGCTCCACTGTCGAGGTCTCGCGACTCCCGAAAGATGCTCTAGTCGAAATCGAAGTGATCGCTCTTCTGTAAGCCATGTCCAATTCCCAAAATGGAGTGCAGCTCTCGGTCGCCGGGAAGGTTGCTCTTGTAACCGGCGGATCGCGCGGAATCGGCGCCGCGACTGTGAAGATGTTTTGTGCAGCTGGCGCGAAAGTCGCCTTCAACTATCAAAAGGCCAAGGCGGCCGCGGACCGCGTCGTCGCAGACTGCGGGACCGCCGTGTGTGCCATTCAGTCGGAGCTTTCTTCGCCTCAAGATGCTGAGAGACTGGTCAAGACCGTAGTCGGCAACTTCGGGCGCCTCGATTGCCTCATCGCGAATCATGGCATATGGCCGCCGGAGGACGCTCCTATCGATCAAATGTCGGACGAGCAATGGCGCCAGACGATAGCCGTGAATCTCGACAGTGTTTTCGGCCTGATTAAGCACAGTGTGGCGCAGATGAAGAGGCAGGGACGAACCTCAGGGCAGGCAGCCGGCCGCATCGTGATCATCAGTTCCACTGCGGGACAGCGTGGGGAAGCTTTTCACTGCGACTACGCAGCCAGCAAAGGTGCGGTCATCAGCATGGTGAAGGGACTTAGCACGGAGCTAGCGCGTGATGGAATCTACGTAAACTGCGTCGCTCCCGGATGGGTAGCAACTGACATGGCAGCTCCAGCGCTGGAGGATCCTAAGACTCGGGACAGAATCTTCGCCACCATTCCTCTGGGCCGTGTAGGCAAGCCGGAGGAAATCGGTGCTCCAGTCCTGTTTTTATGCACTGAGCATGCGGGCTTCATTACCGGTGAGATCCTGAACGTCAACGGCGGTGCTGTCCTGGTGGGATAGGACCCTGGCTTGCGCCGAGTGTCGTAACATTAATACTTAACTATGAAGTTCCTTCTAATGTGTATCTGCCTGGCCGGCTTGGCTGGTGTGACCCAATCGTCCCCGTCTTCACCGGTCTCCGCCTCCCCGTCTGAAACCAGTACGCAAAGTGCCCCTGTCGACCCCGGCGCAATTAAAGCGAAGGAACTAATCGGGAAAATGGTCCAGACATTGGGCGGCGATGCCTATCTTCACTACGCCGACATACAGCAGGAAGGCCGTACCAACAGCTTCTATCATGGCCAACCCACTGGGGGAACCGCACCGTTCTGGCGCTTCTACAAGTTTCCCGATAAGGAACGCGTGGAAATTACGAAGCAGCGCGATTGGATCATCATTCACAATGGTGATCGCGGCACGGAAACAACCTTCCACGGTACCAAGCCGGAAGATGACGATGTGCATCGAGACTTCCTACTTCGTGATCAATACTCGATGGAGAAAGTGCTGCGCACCTGGCTCGATGCGCCAGGCACGACCTACTTCTACGATGGAGCCGGCTTCACTGACAATCACGAAGTAGAGAATGTCACAATTGCGAACGCCAAGAATCAACAAGTGACTTTCAGCATCGATAGCTCCAAATACCTGCCCATTCGTAAGAGCTTTACCGTCCGTGATCCCACGTACAAAGAGAAGGATACGTATTCGGACATCTATTCGGAGTATCGCCCCGTGCAAGGGATTCAGACGCCGCATGTAGTCACTCGCGTGAAGAACGGAGACATGGTGTCGCAACGATTCCTGAGCAAGGTGATTTATAACCAGGGACTCGCCGACAATCTCTTTGTTCCCCCAACTGCCATCGAAGCCAAAAAGAAGTAGCAGACTCCGCATACATGACGGAGCGCCCGGGCGCTCCGTTGTCTCCACTTGCCTCCGGTAAGGTACCGGGACAACCGGAACGACTGACTGATCTCTGCGTCAAATCTGCCAGCTTCTGTCTCCTATTTGCCACAGTCTAGTTTCTTGATTGCGGGTTATGCTGTTAATTACCAGCATCTTACGAACATTCGTTGGTTCATGAACAAACAATCCGGGAAGCGATCAGCTTCAGCGGCGTAGGTCTGCACAGTGGCGCAGCGGTGAAGATGCGCATCCTGCCTGCCCCGGTGGGAACTGGAATCTGCTTCCAGCGCGTGGATTTGGACGGCTTTTCCATAGAAGCCGTTGGACGCAACGTTGCTAAGGTCAGCTACGCCACGAGTTTGATGAAACGTGGCGTCCTCATTTCCACGACGGAGCACGCACTCTCAGCTTTGATGGGCGCCGGCATTGATAACGCCATCATCGAACTCGATCAACTCGAGCTACCGATACTCGACGGAAGCGCCAAGCCCTTTCTCGATGCAATCCATCGCGTTGGCGTCAAGCGCCAGCGGCGGCAACGAGTTTACTGGCGAATCAGCAAACCAGTTGAGGTCGTCGAGGGCGACAAATTTCTTGCCGTCTACCCAGCGAATCACTATTCGATTTCTTACACCATCGATTTCTCCCGCCCAATCGGCTTGCAGACGTTCGAACTTGATCTCACTCGAGAAGCATACGAATCGCAAATTGCCCCAGCGCGGACATTCGGATTTCTTCGCGACGAGCGTGCCCTCCGCAATATGGGTCTGATTCGTGGCGCATCGGAAGAAAATGCCATCGTGCTAACCGATACTGGAGTCAAGAACGGTCCACTTCGCTTTCCAGATGAATTTGTTCGACACAAAATCCTCGATCTCATCGGCGATCTCGCTCTTCTCGGGCATCGCATACTCGGAAAAGTTGTTGCCAATCGGGCAGGCCACGCGATGCACACCGCGCTCGTCTCACGTCTGTTGAGAGATCATTCACTGTGGGACGAGGCGCACATCTCAAGTGAAGAGACGAGCGAGCGCGTGAGCGAAGTTGAAGAAGCTTCTGCCGCCGCAAGAAGCTGATCGTCTGCAGCATCGAATCGTATACAATCCCCGGAACTCCATCCGGACTGCCTTTCCATATGAACCTCGAAGCGTCTCGCCTACGTCTGCCTGCGCTTACTTCGCTGCGTTTCTTCGCAGCTTTTCACGTCTTTCTGTTCCACATTCAGGCGATGGGAGCTGTCTTCGGGCCGGTCTGGTTTCAGAAGCTGTCGTCGATTGGCTATGTGGGAGTGAGCTTCTTCTTCGTGCTCTCGGGATTCATTCTGGTCTACACGTATGCTGGAAGGCCGGTGAATGCGTTCGATTTCTGGCGTGCGCGCTTTGCGCGAGTGTACCCGGCATACGCAGTTGCGCTCCTGCTAACCCTTCCGTGGTTTCTCTTCGTGGTCCAGCACTACAACGAGATCAAGGTGCCTTTCATGGCATTCGAAGTGGCGCATTTCAAGCTGGCTGCAGCCCTCGAGATCTTGCTGCTGCAATCCTGGGTTCCCCCGGCGGCCTTATCCTGGAATGCCGTGGGCTGGAGTCTGTCAGTTGAGGCCTTCTTCTACCTGCTGTTTCCGCTGCTGATTCTTCGCTACAGCCGCCTTTCACGCAAGCAACTCTTCGCAATCATGGCCGTGTGCTGGCTGGCAAGCAATCTGATTTCGACCAGCTACACCGTGCTGAGGCCGGATGGAATCGTCAACCCCGATTCGAACGTCTACACCTCGTGGATGCACGTCGTGAAGTTCTTTCCGCCAGCGCGTTTGCCGGAGTTTCTTCTGGGCATGGCTGCTGGATTTGTTTTTCTGCGCACTCAACGAAACGAACACATCGCATTGCCGCTGATTGGAGCGGGGATCATCGCAGTTGGAGTTGTTGCCATTTTCTCCAACAAGATTCCGTACGCCATCATCCACACCGCAGTGCTCTCGCCCGCATTTGCAGCGATCATCTACGGTGTAGCGCTGCGCCCACGTTGGACCTCGATCCTCGAGAATCGTCTGCTCGTTCTCTTCGGTGACGCCAGCTACAGCATGTACGTGATTCACGCCAATGTCGTCTTCAGCTTCTTTCACACTCAAACAGGAAATGTCCGCAATGCCAGCTTCCTCGGACTAGGAGAATGCCTGGCGATCGTTCTCGCGATCTCAATATTGATCTATCGATTTGTCGAAGAACCGGCGCGAAGGAAGCTGCGACCCCAGTCAAAAGGAAAGCCTGCAGTGCCTGTGGCCGCAGTAGCAGGAGTTTAGCTATTCCGAAGGGGCCAGCGACTTGAAGGCACGTCCCGCCTTATTCTCGAATCGTTCCTGCAATGACGGTATGTCGCCGTTGCGGGAGTCGCTCTCGATGCGTTCGATGCGATGCATGGGAAAGAAGACGATATTGGCGTCGACCTGATCTCCATCGCGTACCTGCCGGGCAAAGTCGTCGAGTGAATTCAAGTCGATTCCGCGCAGACTCGCTCCTGCGGGAGTGAGTGCGAGGAGCGTGCCCCAAAACTTCTCGCGCGGCATATTCAGAGTGACAACGACAACGTTGCCCTCTGCAAACGGATCCATCACAGCTCGAGCCCTCCCGCAGCTTGCCAACAGGTTACAGTATTCGGCCCGGCGCTCCGTCATCCTTTTGAGACGGATCTATCACACAGGTTCTCTCTGTCATGTGCCGGCAGCTAGTCGTTATTGTCATCCCCATCGTCATGCCCGCCTTCCTCTTCCTCCTCCTCCGCCTGCACGACGCGAGCGACGAGCACGGGATTCCCAC from Terriglobales bacterium harbors:
- the lpxC gene encoding UDP-3-O-acyl-N-acetylglucosamine deacetylase → MVHEQTIREAISFSGVGLHSGAAVKMRILPAPVGTGICFQRVDLDGFSIEAVGRNVAKVSYATSLMKRGVLISTTEHALSALMGAGIDNAIIELDQLELPILDGSAKPFLDAIHRVGVKRQRRQRVYWRISKPVEVVEGDKFLAVYPANHYSISYTIDFSRPIGLQTFELDLTREAYESQIAPARTFGFLRDERALRNMGLIRGASEENAIVLTDTGVKNGPLRFPDEFVRHKILDLIGDLALLGHRILGKVVANRAGHAMHTALVSRLLRDHSLWDEAHISSEETSERVSEVEEASAAARS
- a CDS encoding acyltransferase — its product is MNLEASRLRLPALTSLRFFAAFHVFLFHIQAMGAVFGPVWFQKLSSIGYVGVSFFFVLSGFILVYTYAGRPVNAFDFWRARFARVYPAYAVALLLTLPWFLFVVQHYNEIKVPFMAFEVAHFKLAAALEILLLQSWVPPAALSWNAVGWSLSVEAFFYLLFPLLILRYSRLSRKQLFAIMAVCWLASNLISTSYTVLRPDGIVNPDSNVYTSWMHVVKFFPPARLPEFLLGMAAGFVFLRTQRNEHIALPLIGAGIIAVGVVAIFSNKIPYAIIHTAVLSPAFAAIIYGVALRPRWTSILENRLLVLFGDASYSMYVIHANVVFSFFHTQTGNVRNASFLGLGECLAIVLAISILIYRFVEEPARRKLRPQSKGKPAVPVAAVAGV
- a CDS encoding RidA family protein, with protein sequence MKEQVRTQGAPQAIGPYSQAVKSAGLLFASGQVALDPASGSIVTGGIVEQTERVMKNIAAVLEASGTGFDQVIKSTVFLKDMGDFSKMNEIYGRYVSGEGKIAPARSTVEVSRLPKDALVEIEVIALL
- a CDS encoding SDR family NAD(P)-dependent oxidoreductase — its product is MSNSQNGVQLSVAGKVALVTGGSRGIGAATVKMFCAAGAKVAFNYQKAKAAADRVVADCGTAVCAIQSELSSPQDAERLVKTVVGNFGRLDCLIANHGIWPPEDAPIDQMSDEQWRQTIAVNLDSVFGLIKHSVAQMKRQGRTSGQAAGRIVIISSTAGQRGEAFHCDYAASKGAVISMVKGLSTELARDGIYVNCVAPGWVATDMAAPALEDPKTRDRIFATIPLGRVGKPEEIGAPVLFLCTEHAGFITGEILNVNGGAVLVG